The following proteins are encoded in a genomic region of Oryzias latipes chromosome 17, ASM223467v1:
- the LOC101158636 gene encoding uncharacterized protein LOC101158636: protein MTEQSQTESDSTTADKMHLFKLYSAPALLLLMLSLPVWQISESLPVMSTTPMNDSCVNSARMLLKNITQALTQTELFTGINCTEQNMELNTNTNTPYVCAPKEATCLGKTKVDFNQESCLSNIWRDLSHYYKFFTAQPDLLRVPTVIHSLRKLMENCFVESLPTNLTQNEAPVNHASTYSERLNLCKTLRGFQVRTITVSRAISYMSSGEHTK, encoded by the exons ATGACAGAGCAGAGCCAGACTGAATCTGATTCTACAACTGCTGACAAGATGCATCTGTTCAAGCTTT acTCTGCTCctgcgctgctgctgctgatgcttaGCTTGCCAGTGTGGCAGATCAGCGAGTCCCTACCAGTGATGAGCACGACACCAATGAACGACTCCTGTGTAAATTCTGCAAGGATGCTTTTGAAAAACATCACTCAGGCTCTAACACAG acagaGCTCTTTACGGGAATCAACTGCACAGAGCAGAACATGGAGCTGAacaccaacacaaacacaccgtATGTGTGTGCACCAAAG GAGGCAACATGTTTGGGAAAAACCAAAGTAGACTTTAATCAG GAATCCTGTTTGTCAAACATTTGGAGGGATCTGAGCCATTACTACAAATTCTTCACGGCCCAGCCAGATCTCCTCCGTGTCCCAACTGTTATCCACAGCCTCAGAAAACTGATGGAG AACTGCTTTGTGGAGTCTTTGCCTACAAACCTGACGCAAAATGAG GCTCCTGTGAACCATGCGAGCACCTACAGTGAAAGGTTAAATCTCTGCAAAACCCTGAGAGGTTTCCAAGTCAGGACCATCACAGTCAGCCGCGCCATCAGCTACATGAGCTCTGGTGAACACACTAAATAA
- the LOC100049336 gene encoding ZPC domain containing protein 4 precursor: MDCNLRLAVSCWIMVFSWVSPLTESRQTNSRGSTERHFQPPVGTHGGLQPRLYSVKQQPAPEVPEQHRPVTVICHPDSMEVVVKADMFETGLNVDGGHLRLGSNTLGAGGECGAVQKGEDEFTIWALLSDCGTKLSSTEEKIIYSNVLIYSPEPSADGLLRLEAATIPVECHYDRRYSVDGISLESTWVPSVSTTSVNDQIDFNLKLMTGDWQSERESYTYFLADPINFEVSAIVENHVPLRVYVDHCVATATPDAEANLRYEFIEHKGCLVDAYLTNSGARFLPRTEEHKLRFQLEAFRFYQEPSNQIYITCAVKAVPAVQAVSSQNRACSFIENRWQSIDGGDQVCRSCDVFRRGQEPQAVPSPKMPVNAKDQIGLSQKNIVHNKAEHQPASYVHFWPGAYQSHHSKPQQSNRFMKRDADNKFHQAVQLGPLVVLPSRKVVSVATNFSTWSEKNNTS, encoded by the exons ATGGACTGCAACCTGCGGCTGGCCGTTTCTTGCTGGATCATGGTCTTTTCTTGGGTTTCCCCTCTTACAGAGAGTCGCCAGACGAACAGCCGAGGTTCTACAGAAAGGCACTTCCAACCTCCAGTCGGGACGCACGGCGGTCTGCAGCCTCGGCTCTACTCGGTGAAGCAGCAGCCGGCCCCGGAGGTACCCGAACAGCACCGCCCCGTCACGGTCATATGCCACCCGGATTCCATGGAGGTTGTGGTGAAGGCCGACATGTTTGAAACGGGCCTGAATGTGGACGGTGGACATCTGCGACTGGGTTCCAACACTCTGGGCGCGGGCGGTGAGTGCGGGGCGGTCCAGAAAGGAGAGGACGAATTCACCATCTGGGCCCTGTTGTCCGACTGCGGAACCAAACTCTCA TCAACAGAAGAGAAGATCATTTATTCCAACGTTCTGATCTACTCACCCGAACCTTCTGCTGATGGGTTGTTAAGATTGGAAGCTGCAACTATTCCAGTTGAATGTCATTATGACAG GAGATACTCTGTTGATGGCATTTCCCTTGAATCAACTTGGGTTCCCTCTGTCTCCACAACTTCTGTGAACGACCAGATAGATTTCAATCTGAAACTCATGACTG GTGACTGGCAGTCTGAGAGGGAGTCTTACACATATTTCCTGGCTGATCCCATTAATTTTGAAGTCTCTGCCATAGTGGAAAATCACGTCCCTCTGCGGGTGTATGTGGACCACTGTGTTGCTACGGCAACTCCTGATGCAGAGGCTAATTTAAGATATGAATTTATTGAACATAAGGG CTGCCTCGTTGATGCTTACCTTACAAACTCCGGCGCACGTTTCCTACCAAGAACTGAGGAACATAAACTGAGGTTTCAGCTGGAAGCCTTCAGGTTCTATCAAGAACCCAGCAACCAG ATCTACATTACTTGTGCTGTGAAGGCTGTTCCTGCTGTACAGGCCGTCAGTTCTCAGAACCGAGCCTGCTCCTTTATTGAGAACAG ATGGCAATCCATAGACGGTGGTGATCAGGTGTGCAGAAGCTGTGACGTGTTCAGGCGGGGTCAGGAACCGCAAGCTGTGCCATCTCCTAAAATGCCAGTGAACGCCAAAGACCAAATCGGTCTTTCACAGAAAAATATAGTCCACAATAAAGCCGAGCATCAACCGGCTTCTTACGTCCATTTTTGGCCGGGAGCATATCAGAGCCATCACTCCAAACCTCAGCAGTCCAACAGATTTATGAAGAGGGATGCTGACAACAAATTTC ATCAAGCTGTCCAACTGGGGCCCCTCGTTGTGCTACCGTCAAGAAAAGTAGTTTCAGTGGCAACAAATTTTTCTACATGGTCAGAAAAGAACAACACCTCCTGA
- the LOC101174698 gene encoding ADP-ribosylation factor-like protein 14 — protein sequence MGHLTSKQPEVHVLLLGLDNAGKSTLLYKMKHDASVITVPTIGFNVEMFGAKKNRKSISVTMWDVGGQAKMREHWHDFYLNAAAVVYVVDSADRSRVDEARVELEHILRSEQLSHRPLILLANKQDVSGALTVTELKDRINMRTICSDRDWFVQPCSATTGFGVQDAFRRVVQMVRLPSEVKENIKEKVQFIRSTRRP from the coding sequence ATGGGGCATCTGACGTCTAAACAGCCAGAAGTTCATGTTCTTCTTCTTGGTCTGGACAATGCTGGAAAGTCCACCCTCCtgtacaaaatgaaacacgaCGCGAGTGTCATCACCGTGCCGACGATTGGCTTCAACGTGGAAATGTTTGGGGCCAAGAAGAACCGGAAGAGCATCTCTGTGACCATGTGGGACGTGGGGGGTCAGGCGAAGATGCGGGAACACTGGCACGATTTTTACCTGAACGCTGCGGCCGTCGTGTACGTGGTGGACAGCGCTGACAGGAGCCGCGTGGACGAGGCCCGCGTGGAGCTGGAGCACATCCTGAGGAGCGAGCAGCTGAGCCACCGCCCGCTCATTCTGCTGGCCAACAAACAGGACGTAAGTGGAGCTCTGACCGTCACGGAACTGAAGGACAGGATCAACATGAGGACAATCTGCTCAGATCGGGACTGGTTCGTGCAGCCGTGCTCAGCCACCACGGGCTTTGGAGTTCAGGACGCTTTCAGGAGGGTGGTACAGATGGTCAGACTCCCATCCGAGGTCAAAGAGAACATCAAAGAAAAAGTACAATTCATCCGGTCAACCAGGAGGCCATAA
- the LOC101175351 gene encoding schwannomin-interacting protein 1, with the protein MVHQEKRIYQAQRNERESIRQKLALGSFYDDEPVIYTSCSKNGPSSRRQSGVNLQVCVVNDSSSDKDSDAEDSRTETSLDTPLSPVSKQSSSLSDRDTAEEDSDPLDDCGGFWRVQRRLQEEARVALALARPMARMQVEVERQIQLHRRSPVADLLPHLPHISEGLMKRNLKRGDMRDMSLGQLQVITNDFHSQIQSLNEELVQLLLMRDELHVEQDAMLVDVEDLTRHAHSHHRPQVDKAK; encoded by the exons ATGGTGCACCAGGAGAAACGCATTTACCAG GCACAGAGGAATGAGAGAGAGTCCATCAGGCAGAAACTTGCACTCGGCAGTTTCTATGACGACGAGCCAGTCATCTACACCAGCTGCAGCAAAAACGGCCCGTCCTCCCG GCGGCAGAGTGGAGTGAACCTCCAGGTGTGTGTTGTCAATGATAGCAGCAGCGACAAGGACAGTGATGCCGAGGACAGCAGGACGGAGACCAGTCTGGACACACCGCTGTCACCTGTG AGCAAGCAGAGCTCATCGCTGTCAGACCGGGACACTGCAGAAGAGGACTCCGATCCATTAGATGACTGTGGGGGGTTTTGGCGAGTGCAAAGACGGCTACAGGAGGAGGCCCGGGTGGCGCTGGCTCTGGCCCGACCCATGGCCCGAatgcaggtggaggtggagaGGCAAATCCAGCTGCACAGACGTTCGCCTGTGGCAGACCTG CTTCCCCACCTGCCCCACATCAGCGAGGGCTTGATGAAGAGGAATTTAAAGAGAGGGGACATGAGAGACATGAGCCTCGGACAACTCCAAGTGATCACAAACGATTTCCACTCCCAGATTCAGA GTCTAAATGAGGAGCTGGTGCAGTTGCTGCTGATGAGGGATGAGCTGCATGTGGAGCAGGATGCCATGCTGGTAGACGTAGAAGACCTCACCAG GCATGCACACAGCCATCACAGGCCCCAAGTGGACAAAGCAAAGTAG